One Candidatus Culexarchaeum yellowstonense genomic region harbors:
- a CDS encoding PIN domain-containing protein, producing the protein MVVCYVDSSILISALTPTESRHRESVKTLEDVKRGGGILITSTYAFMEVANVICRRIMSGQWSLIEPLNKLATTMGKLGYKTLCETLTGMLLPTLEQLGVKVIENQDFYVLEKLNETYVAKIFREAIKLAWINCRTKDLLHIAIASLMMRKHDAKRILTADEEDFSKIKKTLKDNLNIEVEIVSHTK; encoded by the coding sequence ATGGTAGTATGCTACGTGGATTCAAGCATACTCATATCAGCCTTAACCCCAACTGAGAGTAGGCATAGAGAATCAGTGAAAACCCTTGAAGATGTTAAGAGGGGAGGGGGGATCCTCATAACATCAACATATGCATTCATGGAAGTAGCTAACGTGATATGTAGGAGGATTATGAGTGGACAATGGAGCTTAATTGAACCATTAAATAAATTGGCAACTACCATGGGGAAACTGGGATACAAAACTCTATGCGAAACTCTAACCGGCATGCTACTCCCCACACTAGAGCAACTTGGAGTAAAAGTAATCGAAAACCAAGACTTCTACGTTTTGGAGAAGCTCAACGAGACATATGTTGCAAAGATTTTCAGGGAAGCAATAAAACTCGCATGGATCAACTGTAGAACAAAGGACTTACTACACATAGCAATAGCTTCATTAATGATGAGGAAGCATGATGCTAAACGCATATTAACAGCCGATGAAGAAGACTTCAGCAAAATAAAGAAAACTTTGAAGGATAATCTAAACATAGAAGTGGAAATAGTAAGCCACACAAAATGA
- a CDS encoding glycosyltransferase family 2 protein, which translates to MKKPTIIACIPAYNEERTIARVVIEVQRYVDRVIVCDDGSTDLTGEIAGRLGAEVIRHERNMGYGAALHTLFKRAREIDPDVMVVLDADLQHNPSDVPRVVEPILRGEGDIVIGSRFLAGGSVEAPRYRVGGIKLITKLAKRASYRDVTDAQSGFRAYGRRAIHSIMPTEQGMGASTEILMQARENGLKIVEVPIKINYNVEKPSTQNPIVHGLDVVLSIVKQMSIRRPLLFYGLPGALAMMIALFFWVWTIQIFTATRQIVTNIALIAVASTMVGLMLLTTAIILWVLVSVVKGAK; encoded by the coding sequence ATGAAGAAACCCACAATAATAGCTTGCATACCAGCATATAATGAGGAGAGGACGATAGCTAGAGTTGTGATTGAGGTTCAGAGGTATGTTGATAGGGTTATAGTGTGTGATGATGGATCAACAGACTTAACTGGAGAAATTGCTGGGAGACTTGGAGCTGAAGTAATAAGGCATGAGAGGAATATGGGTTATGGTGCCGCCCTGCACACACTATTTAAGAGGGCTAGGGAGATCGATCCAGATGTTATGGTTGTTTTGGATGCTGATCTACAGCATAATCCTAGTGATGTTCCAAGGGTTGTTGAGCCTATACTTAGGGGGGAGGGGGATATAGTTATTGGTTCAAGATTCCTTGCTGGGGGGAGTGTTGAAGCTCCAAGGTATAGGGTTGGTGGAATTAAGTTGATAACGAAATTGGCGAAGAGGGCTTCATATAGGGATGTGACTGATGCACAGTCCGGTTTTAGAGCTTATGGTAGAAGGGCAATACACTCAATAATGCCAACTGAGCAGGGTATGGGTGCTTCAACGGAGATATTGATGCAAGCAAGGGAGAATGGGCTTAAGATAGTTGAGGTGCCAATAAAGATAAATTATAATGTTGAGAAACCATCAACACAAAACCCAATAGTACATGGGCTTGACGTGGTTTTAAGCATTGTGAAGCAGATGAGCATAAGGAGGCCACTACTATTCTACGGTTTGCCAGGGGCATTGGCAATGATGATTGCACTATTCTTCTGGGTGTGGACAATACAAATATTCACGGCAACAAGGCAAATAGTAACGAATATTGCGTTGATAGCTGTAGCCTCAACAATGGTTGGATTA